A genomic region of Thunnus maccoyii chromosome 13, fThuMac1.1, whole genome shotgun sequence contains the following coding sequences:
- the LOC121910844 gene encoding glutamate receptor ionotropic, kainate 1-like isoform X3, whose translation MEKRKRLFICLLFAAQLCLSTPQVLRIGGIFETRESELVSMDELAFKFAVNNINRNKTLMPNTTLTYDIQRINLFDGFEASRRVCDQLALGVVAVFGPSHSSSVSAVQSICNALEVPHIQTRWKHPSVDNKDTFFINLFPEYTAIARAILDVVTFFKWRKLTVVYEDSTGLMRMQELIKAPAKLNLKIKIRQLTPGNQDARPLLKELKKDKEFFIIFDCSYRMAAELLKQLSSMGMMTEYYHFFFTTLDLFALDLEPYRYSGVNMTGFRLLNIDDPWVASTMDKWAMERLQGPKQESGLMDGVMTTDAALMYDAVFMVAVASQRATQMTVSSLQCHRHKPWRFGPRFMNLFKEAQWDGLTGHIVLNKTDGLRRDFDLDIISLKEDGTARGITEGGSRLTKRWIKIAVWNSYRGMNLMESNRDKNNNVTDSLANRTLIVTTILENPYVMHKKSDKELVGNDRFEGYCLDLLKELSNILGFTYEVRLVADGKYGAQNDKGEWNGMVRELIDHVADLAVAPLTITYVREKVIDFSKPFMTLGISILYRKPNGTNPGVFSFLNPLTPDIWMYVLLACTGVSCVLFVIARFTPYEWYNPHPCNPSSTLIQNNFTLLNSFWFGVGALMRQGSELMPKALSTRIVGGIWWFFTLIIISSYTANLAAFLTVERMDAPIDSADDLAKQTRIEYGAVRDGSTMTFFKKSKISTYEKMWAFMSSRKNTALVKNNKEGITRVLTTDYAMLMESTSIEYISQRNCNLTQIGGLIDSKGYGVGTPIGSPYRDKVTIAILQLQEEGKLHMMKEKWWRGNGCPEEDNKEANALGVENIGGIFIVLAAGLVLSVFVAIGEFIYKARRNADIEECVSFRALMEELGISLQCYKGIRRRSRPHSGARSACIFCQPKHTAKRETVRRDSST comes from the exons GTGGTATATTTGAGACACGGGAAAGTGAGCTAGTGAGTATGGACGAGCTGGCTTTTAAGTTTGCTGTAAATAACATAAACCGCAACAAGACCCTGATGCCCAACACTACTCTCACCTACGATATTCAGAGGATCAACCTCTTTGATGGCTTTGAGGCTTCCAGGAGAG TATGTGACCAGCTAGCTCTCGGGGTGGTTGCTGTGTTTGGCCCTTCTCACAGCTCCTCAGTCAGTGCTGTTCAGTCCATTTGCAATGCTCTGGAAGTCCCTCACATACAGACTCGCTGGAAACACCCGTCAGTGGACAACAAAGACACTTTCTTCATCAACCTGTTTCCCGAGTACACTGCCATTGCCCGGGCCATCCTGGACGTTGTCACCTTCTTCAAATGGAGGAAGCTCACAGTGGTCTATGAGGACAGCACAG GTCTGATGAGGATGCAGGAGTTGATCAAGGCTCCGGCAAAGTTAAACTTGAAGATCAAGATCCGCCAGCTGACCCCAGGTAACCAAGATGCCCGGCCGCTGCTTAAGGAACTGAAGAAAGACAAGGAGTTTTTTATAATCTTTGACTGCTCCTATCGCATGGCTGCCGAGCTCCTTAAGCAG ctCTCATCAATGGGAATGATGACTGAGTACTACCATTTCTTCTTCACAACTTTG GATTTGTTTGCCTTGGATTTGGAGCCGTACCGCTACAGTGGGGTCAACATGACAGGCTTCAGACTACTGAACATAGATGACCCATGGGTGGCCTCCACTATGGACAAGTGGGCCATGGAAAGACTGCAGGGTCCCAAACAGGAGAGCGGCCTGATGGATGGAGTCATGACT ACGGATGCAGCCTTGATGTATGATGCAGTGTTCATGGTCGCTGTTGCGTCCCAGCGGGCCACTCAGATGACCGTCAGCTCCCTGCAGTGTCACCGCCACAAACCCTGGCGCTTCGGACCGCGCTTCATGAACCTCTTCAAAGAG GCACAGTGGGATGGACTGACAGGGCACATTGTTCTTAATAAGACAGATGGCCTGAGGAGAGACTTTGATTTGGACATCATCAGCCTCAAAGAGGATGGCACTGCTAGG ggTATTACGGAGGGCGGAAGTCGCCTCACAAAAAGGTGGATCAAG ATTGCTGTGTGGAACTCGTACAGGGGGATGAACCTGATGGAGTCCAACCGAGACAAGAATAACAATGTGACAGACTCTCTCGCTAACAGGACTCTTATTGTCACCACGATACTG GAAAATCCATATGTGATGCATAAAAAGTCAGACAAGGAGCTGGTTGGGAATGATCGCTTTGAGGGCTACTGCCTGGACCTCTTGAAAGAGCTCTCCAACATCTTGGGTTTTACGTATGAAGTCAGACTGGTGGCTGATGGGAAATATGGAGCCCAGAATGACAAAGGAGAGTGGAACGGGATGGTCCGAGAGCTTATTGACCAT GTAGCAGACCTTGCTGTGGCTCCCTTGACCATCACCTATGTTAGGGAGAAAGTCATTGACTTCTCCAAGCCCTTCATGACCTTAGGCATCAGCATCCTGTACCGCAAACCTAACGGTACCAACCCGGGCGTGTTCTCCTTCCTCAATCCCCTGACTCCGGACATTTGGATGTATGTGCTGCTAGCCTGCACAGGAGTCAGCTGTGTCCTCTTTGTGATTGCCAG GTTTACTCCATACGAATGGTACAACCCACATCCATGCAACCCGTCCTCGACTCTAATACAGAACAATTTCACTTTACTCAACAGTTTCTGGTTTGGTGTTGGAGCGCTCATGCGGCAAG GCTCGGAGCTGATGCCTAAGGCTCTATCCACTCGTATAGTTGGGGGTATCTGGTGGTTCTTTACGTtaatcatcatctcctcctaTACGGCCAACTTGGCTGCCTTCCTCACTGTGGAACGAATGGACGCGCCCATCGACTCGGCAGATGACCTGGCAAAGCAGACCAGGATTGAATATGGGGCAGTGAGGGATGGATCCACCATGACCTTCTTTAAG AAATCAAAGATCTCCACCTATGAGAAGATGTGGGCATTTATGAGCAGCAGGAAGAACACCGCGTTGGTTAAGAACAACAAGGAAGGTATCACACGGGTCCTGACGACAGACTACGCCATGCTGATGGAGTCCACCAGCATCGAGTACATCAGCCAGAGAAACTGCAACCTCACACAGATTGGAGGTCTAATAGACTCCAAGGGTTACGGAGTGGGAACACCTATAG GTTCTCCATACAGGGACAAAGTGACCATTGCCatccttcagctgcaggaggaAGGGAAGCTGCACATGATGAAGGAGAAATGGTGGAGAGGCAATGGCTGTCCAGAGGAGGACAACAAGGAGGCCAATGCTCTGGGTGTGGAAAACATCGGTGGTATCTTCATCGTCCTGGCTGCTGGTCTGgtgctctctgtgtttgtggCTATTGGCGAGTTCATCTATAAGGCCCGCAGGAACGCAGACATAGAGGAG TGTGTGTCTTTTAGAGCATTGATGGAGGAGTTAGGTATCTCTCTGCAGTGTTACAAAGGCATCAGGAGGAGGTCAAGACCCCACAGCGGAGCAAGGTCAGCTTGCATCTTCTGTCAACCCAAACATACTGCAAAGAGGGAGACAGTGAGACGAGACTCCAGCACTTGA
- the LOC121910844 gene encoding glutamate receptor ionotropic, kainate 1-like isoform X1, which produces MEKRKRLFICLLFAAQLCLSTPQVLRIGGIFETRESELVSMDELAFKFAVNNINRNKTLMPNTTLTYDIQRINLFDGFEASRRVCDQLALGVVAVFGPSHSSSVSAVQSICNALEVPHIQTRWKHPSVDNKDTFFINLFPEYTAIARAILDVVTFFKWRKLTVVYEDSTGLMRMQELIKAPAKLNLKIKIRQLTPGNQDARPLLKELKKDKEFFIIFDCSYRMAAELLKQLSSMGMMTEYYHFFFTTLDLFALDLEPYRYSGVNMTGFRLLNIDDPWVASTMDKWAMERLQGPKQESGLMDGVMTTDAALMYDAVFMVAVASQRATQMTVSSLQCHRHKPWRFGPRFMNLFKEAQWDGLTGHIVLNKTDGLRRDFDLDIISLKEDGTARIAVWNSYRGMNLMESNRDKNNNVTDSLANRTLIVTTILENPYVMHKKSDKELVGNDRFEGYCLDLLKELSNILGFTYEVRLVADGKYGAQNDKGEWNGMVRELIDHVADLAVAPLTITYVREKVIDFSKPFMTLGISILYRKPNGTNPGVFSFLNPLTPDIWMYVLLACTGVSCVLFVIARFTPYEWYNPHPCNPSSTLIQNNFTLLNSFWFGVGALMRQGSELMPKALSTRIVGGIWWFFTLIIISSYTANLAAFLTVERMDAPIDSADDLAKQTRIEYGAVRDGSTMTFFKKSKISTYEKMWAFMSSRKNTALVKNNKEGITRVLTTDYAMLMESTSIEYISQRNCNLTQIGGLIDSKGYGVGTPIGSPYRDKVTIAILQLQEEGKLHMMKEKWWRGNGCPEEDNKEANALGVENIGGIFIVLAAGLVLSVFVAIGEFIYKARRNADIEECVSFRALMEELGISLQCYKGIRRRSRPHSGARSACIFCQPKHTAKRETVRRDSST; this is translated from the exons GTGGTATATTTGAGACACGGGAAAGTGAGCTAGTGAGTATGGACGAGCTGGCTTTTAAGTTTGCTGTAAATAACATAAACCGCAACAAGACCCTGATGCCCAACACTACTCTCACCTACGATATTCAGAGGATCAACCTCTTTGATGGCTTTGAGGCTTCCAGGAGAG TATGTGACCAGCTAGCTCTCGGGGTGGTTGCTGTGTTTGGCCCTTCTCACAGCTCCTCAGTCAGTGCTGTTCAGTCCATTTGCAATGCTCTGGAAGTCCCTCACATACAGACTCGCTGGAAACACCCGTCAGTGGACAACAAAGACACTTTCTTCATCAACCTGTTTCCCGAGTACACTGCCATTGCCCGGGCCATCCTGGACGTTGTCACCTTCTTCAAATGGAGGAAGCTCACAGTGGTCTATGAGGACAGCACAG GTCTGATGAGGATGCAGGAGTTGATCAAGGCTCCGGCAAAGTTAAACTTGAAGATCAAGATCCGCCAGCTGACCCCAGGTAACCAAGATGCCCGGCCGCTGCTTAAGGAACTGAAGAAAGACAAGGAGTTTTTTATAATCTTTGACTGCTCCTATCGCATGGCTGCCGAGCTCCTTAAGCAG ctCTCATCAATGGGAATGATGACTGAGTACTACCATTTCTTCTTCACAACTTTG GATTTGTTTGCCTTGGATTTGGAGCCGTACCGCTACAGTGGGGTCAACATGACAGGCTTCAGACTACTGAACATAGATGACCCATGGGTGGCCTCCACTATGGACAAGTGGGCCATGGAAAGACTGCAGGGTCCCAAACAGGAGAGCGGCCTGATGGATGGAGTCATGACT ACGGATGCAGCCTTGATGTATGATGCAGTGTTCATGGTCGCTGTTGCGTCCCAGCGGGCCACTCAGATGACCGTCAGCTCCCTGCAGTGTCACCGCCACAAACCCTGGCGCTTCGGACCGCGCTTCATGAACCTCTTCAAAGAG GCACAGTGGGATGGACTGACAGGGCACATTGTTCTTAATAAGACAGATGGCCTGAGGAGAGACTTTGATTTGGACATCATCAGCCTCAAAGAGGATGGCACTGCTAGG ATTGCTGTGTGGAACTCGTACAGGGGGATGAACCTGATGGAGTCCAACCGAGACAAGAATAACAATGTGACAGACTCTCTCGCTAACAGGACTCTTATTGTCACCACGATACTG GAAAATCCATATGTGATGCATAAAAAGTCAGACAAGGAGCTGGTTGGGAATGATCGCTTTGAGGGCTACTGCCTGGACCTCTTGAAAGAGCTCTCCAACATCTTGGGTTTTACGTATGAAGTCAGACTGGTGGCTGATGGGAAATATGGAGCCCAGAATGACAAAGGAGAGTGGAACGGGATGGTCCGAGAGCTTATTGACCAT GTAGCAGACCTTGCTGTGGCTCCCTTGACCATCACCTATGTTAGGGAGAAAGTCATTGACTTCTCCAAGCCCTTCATGACCTTAGGCATCAGCATCCTGTACCGCAAACCTAACGGTACCAACCCGGGCGTGTTCTCCTTCCTCAATCCCCTGACTCCGGACATTTGGATGTATGTGCTGCTAGCCTGCACAGGAGTCAGCTGTGTCCTCTTTGTGATTGCCAG GTTTACTCCATACGAATGGTACAACCCACATCCATGCAACCCGTCCTCGACTCTAATACAGAACAATTTCACTTTACTCAACAGTTTCTGGTTTGGTGTTGGAGCGCTCATGCGGCAAG GCTCGGAGCTGATGCCTAAGGCTCTATCCACTCGTATAGTTGGGGGTATCTGGTGGTTCTTTACGTtaatcatcatctcctcctaTACGGCCAACTTGGCTGCCTTCCTCACTGTGGAACGAATGGACGCGCCCATCGACTCGGCAGATGACCTGGCAAAGCAGACCAGGATTGAATATGGGGCAGTGAGGGATGGATCCACCATGACCTTCTTTAAG AAATCAAAGATCTCCACCTATGAGAAGATGTGGGCATTTATGAGCAGCAGGAAGAACACCGCGTTGGTTAAGAACAACAAGGAAGGTATCACACGGGTCCTGACGACAGACTACGCCATGCTGATGGAGTCCACCAGCATCGAGTACATCAGCCAGAGAAACTGCAACCTCACACAGATTGGAGGTCTAATAGACTCCAAGGGTTACGGAGTGGGAACACCTATAG GTTCTCCATACAGGGACAAAGTGACCATTGCCatccttcagctgcaggaggaAGGGAAGCTGCACATGATGAAGGAGAAATGGTGGAGAGGCAATGGCTGTCCAGAGGAGGACAACAAGGAGGCCAATGCTCTGGGTGTGGAAAACATCGGTGGTATCTTCATCGTCCTGGCTGCTGGTCTGgtgctctctgtgtttgtggCTATTGGCGAGTTCATCTATAAGGCCCGCAGGAACGCAGACATAGAGGAG TGTGTGTCTTTTAGAGCATTGATGGAGGAGTTAGGTATCTCTCTGCAGTGTTACAAAGGCATCAGGAGGAGGTCAAGACCCCACAGCGGAGCAAGGTCAGCTTGCATCTTCTGTCAACCCAAACATACTGCAAAGAGGGAGACAGTGAGACGAGACTCCAGCACTTGA
- the LOC121910844 gene encoding glutamate receptor ionotropic, kainate 1-like isoform X2, producing the protein MEKRKRLFICLLFAAQLCLSTPQVLRIGGIFETRESELVSMDELAFKFAVNNINRNKTLMPNTTLTYDIQRINLFDGFEASRRVCDQLALGVVAVFGPSHSSSVSAVQSICNALEVPHIQTRWKHPSVDNKDTFFINLFPEYTAIARAILDVVTFFKWRKLTVVYEDSTGLMRMQELIKAPAKLNLKIKIRQLTPGNQDARPLLKELKKDKEFFIIFDCSYRMAAELLKQLSSMGMMTEYYHFFFTTLDLFALDLEPYRYSGVNMTGFRLLNIDDPWVASTMDKWAMERLQGPKQESGLMDGVMTTDAALMYDAVFMVAVASQRATQMTVSSLQCHRHKPWRFGPRFMNLFKEAQWDGLTGHIVLNKTDGLRRDFDLDIISLKEDGTARPLLV; encoded by the exons GTGGTATATTTGAGACACGGGAAAGTGAGCTAGTGAGTATGGACGAGCTGGCTTTTAAGTTTGCTGTAAATAACATAAACCGCAACAAGACCCTGATGCCCAACACTACTCTCACCTACGATATTCAGAGGATCAACCTCTTTGATGGCTTTGAGGCTTCCAGGAGAG TATGTGACCAGCTAGCTCTCGGGGTGGTTGCTGTGTTTGGCCCTTCTCACAGCTCCTCAGTCAGTGCTGTTCAGTCCATTTGCAATGCTCTGGAAGTCCCTCACATACAGACTCGCTGGAAACACCCGTCAGTGGACAACAAAGACACTTTCTTCATCAACCTGTTTCCCGAGTACACTGCCATTGCCCGGGCCATCCTGGACGTTGTCACCTTCTTCAAATGGAGGAAGCTCACAGTGGTCTATGAGGACAGCACAG GTCTGATGAGGATGCAGGAGTTGATCAAGGCTCCGGCAAAGTTAAACTTGAAGATCAAGATCCGCCAGCTGACCCCAGGTAACCAAGATGCCCGGCCGCTGCTTAAGGAACTGAAGAAAGACAAGGAGTTTTTTATAATCTTTGACTGCTCCTATCGCATGGCTGCCGAGCTCCTTAAGCAG ctCTCATCAATGGGAATGATGACTGAGTACTACCATTTCTTCTTCACAACTTTG GATTTGTTTGCCTTGGATTTGGAGCCGTACCGCTACAGTGGGGTCAACATGACAGGCTTCAGACTACTGAACATAGATGACCCATGGGTGGCCTCCACTATGGACAAGTGGGCCATGGAAAGACTGCAGGGTCCCAAACAGGAGAGCGGCCTGATGGATGGAGTCATGACT ACGGATGCAGCCTTGATGTATGATGCAGTGTTCATGGTCGCTGTTGCGTCCCAGCGGGCCACTCAGATGACCGTCAGCTCCCTGCAGTGTCACCGCCACAAACCCTGGCGCTTCGGACCGCGCTTCATGAACCTCTTCAAAGAG GCACAGTGGGATGGACTGACAGGGCACATTGTTCTTAATAAGACAGATGGCCTGAGGAGAGACTTTGATTTGGACATCATCAGCCTCAAAGAGGATGGCACTGCTAGG CCCCTGCTGGTGTGA